The Synechococcus sp. MU1643 genome window below encodes:
- a CDS encoding DUF4912 domain-containing protein, producing MSPTLSSLARLTLRQLRQIASDLGVPLYSRKSKETLVDEVAQRQQKRGGDLKAIEAELNAPAMGSSDTRVVFLPRDPQWAYVFWEISDADRKVAQKDGASRLCLRLADVTGMQDGSAHPHTLQEVPVDSHSTEWYLPVPLCDRDYRVELGYRIGATWMSLAFSSVARVPALHPSEQILDQFVPFSLDAAPAESAPAPVTPIESSNSGLHERLYQTATVHFSRRRVGSEEFQEGFDVSGDSSGLNDSGAGLWASGRNESGLGGVAPRQRSFWLVADAELIVYGATDPSARLTIGGEEVPLSTDGTFRIQVPFRDGEQMYPIEATASDREQKRNITLNFKRETPEDNSNPASEARAEWF from the coding sequence GTGTCCCCAACCCTGTCATCACTGGCACGTCTCACCCTTCGCCAACTGCGTCAGATCGCTAGCGACTTAGGGGTGCCGCTCTACAGCCGCAAGAGCAAGGAGACCCTGGTCGACGAGGTTGCCCAACGTCAGCAGAAGCGTGGTGGAGACCTGAAGGCCATCGAAGCGGAACTCAACGCTCCGGCCATGGGCAGCAGCGACACCCGCGTGGTGTTCCTGCCCCGTGATCCCCAGTGGGCCTATGTGTTCTGGGAGATCTCGGACGCAGATCGAAAGGTGGCCCAAAAAGATGGCGCCAGCCGACTTTGCCTGCGCCTGGCGGACGTGACCGGCATGCAGGACGGCAGTGCCCACCCGCACACTTTGCAGGAAGTGCCCGTCGATAGCCACAGCACCGAGTGGTACCTGCCTGTGCCGCTCTGCGACCGGGATTACCGGGTAGAACTGGGCTATCGCATCGGCGCAACTTGGATGTCCCTGGCCTTCTCCTCTGTAGCCAGAGTGCCCGCTCTGCACCCCAGTGAGCAGATCCTTGATCAGTTTGTGCCCTTCAGCCTCGATGCGGCCCCGGCCGAATCCGCTCCAGCTCCCGTTACGCCGATCGAGTCGAGCAACAGCGGTTTGCATGAACGGCTGTACCAAACCGCCACAGTTCACTTCAGCCGCCGTCGGGTTGGCTCTGAAGAATTCCAGGAAGGCTTTGACGTCTCGGGCGACAGCAGCGGCTTGAACGACTCGGGTGCTGGTCTCTGGGCAAGCGGCCGCAATGAATCTGGTCTTGGTGGTGTGGCTCCTCGCCAACGCTCCTTCTGGCTGGTGGCTGACGCCGAACTGATCGTCTACGGCGCCACCGACCCCTCCGCTCGCCTAACCATCGGCGGCGAAGAAGTGCCTCTCTCCACCGACGGAACATTCCGAATCCAGGTGCCCTTCCGGGATGGCGAGCAGATGTACCCCATTGAGGCGACCGCCTCGGATAGAGAACAGAAGCGCAACATCACGCTCAACTTCAAACGTGAGACCCCGGAAGACAACAGCAACCCCGCCAGCGAAGCTCGCGCCGAGTGGTTCTGA
- the sufC gene encoding Fe-S cluster assembly ATPase SufC produces MISPEAELLLDIQDLHASVEDKPILKGVNLQVRAGEVHAVMGRNGSGKSTLSKVLAGHPAYRVTGGTVRYRGQDLFELEPEERARLGVFLGFQYPVEIPGVSNLEFLRVSTNARREKQGEEELDTFAFEDHVQDKLKVVQMDPAFLERSVNEGFSGGEKKRNEILQMALLEPVVAILDETDSGLDIDALRIVAGGVNQLATEDNATLLITHYQRLLDEITPDYVHVMAAGRILRTGGRELALELEQTGYDWVDQELAAQGAA; encoded by the coding sequence GTGATTAGCCCTGAAGCTGAGCTGCTGCTCGACATCCAAGACCTGCATGCCTCCGTCGAGGACAAGCCCATCCTCAAGGGTGTGAACCTTCAGGTGAGGGCTGGTGAGGTTCATGCTGTGATGGGCCGTAATGGCAGTGGCAAGAGCACGCTCTCCAAGGTGCTGGCAGGACATCCTGCCTATCGGGTCACGGGCGGCACCGTCCGCTATCGCGGCCAGGATCTTTTTGAGCTGGAGCCTGAGGAGCGGGCCCGTCTTGGGGTTTTCCTCGGATTTCAGTACCCCGTTGAAATTCCTGGCGTTAGCAACTTGGAATTTTTGCGGGTGTCCACCAATGCCCGGCGGGAAAAGCAGGGCGAAGAGGAGCTCGACACCTTTGCTTTCGAGGACCACGTGCAAGACAAGCTCAAGGTGGTGCAGATGGACCCTGCCTTCCTTGAGCGCAGTGTGAATGAAGGTTTTTCCGGGGGAGAGAAAAAGCGCAACGAGATTCTGCAGATGGCGTTGCTGGAGCCTGTGGTGGCGATCCTGGATGAAACCGATTCCGGCTTGGATATCGATGCGCTGCGCATCGTGGCCGGAGGTGTGAATCAGCTGGCGACGGAAGACAACGCCACGCTGCTGATCACCCACTACCAGCGTCTGCTCGATGAGATCACCCCGGACTATGTGCATGTGATGGCGGCAGGCCGAATCCTGCGCACCGGAGGCCGGGAACTGGCCCTTGAGCTGGAGCAGACCGGATACGACTGGGTGGATCAGGAGTTGGCCGCTCAAGGAGCTGCTTGA
- a CDS encoding alpha-D-glucose phosphate-specific phosphoglucomutase encodes MTTSAPAEPTQRQVPLATPFTDQKPGTSGLRKSSRQFEEPHYLESFIEASLRTLPGVQGGTLVLGGDGRYGNRRAIDVILRMGAAHGLSKVIVTTGGILSTPAASNLIRQRQAIGGIILSASHNPGGENGDFGVKVNGANGGPTPASFTDAVFECTKTLEQYTIVETPEIPLDAPGLYSIGAMQVEVINGVDDFVALMQQLFNFDQIRELIRSDFPLAFDAMHAVTGPYATRLFEGLLDAPAGSVRNGTPLEDFGNGHPDPNLTYAHDLAELLLEGDEYRFGAACDGDGDRNMILGQRCFVNPSDSLAVLTANATVAPAYAEGLAGVARSMPTSAAVDVVARELRIDCFETPTGWKFFGNLLDAGKITLCGEESFGTGSNHVREKDGLWAVLFWLQILAVRRCSVAEIMEEHWKLFGRHYYSRHDYEAVASDAAHGLYDRLEAMLPSLVGRAFAGRKISTADNFSYTDPVDGSVTSGQGLRILLDDGSRVVVRLSGTGTKGATIRVYLESYVPSSGDLNQDPQVALAEMISAINDLAEIKQRTGMDQPTVIT; translated from the coding sequence ATGACCACCTCGGCCCCTGCGGAACCGACCCAACGCCAAGTGCCACTGGCCACCCCTTTCACTGATCAGAAGCCAGGGACCTCCGGCCTACGCAAGAGCAGTCGCCAGTTCGAGGAGCCCCATTACCTGGAGAGCTTCATCGAGGCGTCGCTTCGCACGCTACCGGGCGTGCAGGGCGGCACCTTGGTACTGGGGGGCGACGGCCGTTACGGCAACCGCCGTGCCATCGATGTGATCCTTCGGATGGGAGCCGCCCACGGCCTGAGCAAGGTGATCGTCACCACCGGAGGCATCCTCTCCACCCCTGCCGCCTCCAACCTGATCCGGCAGCGTCAGGCCATCGGCGGCATCATCCTTTCCGCCAGTCACAACCCGGGTGGTGAGAACGGTGACTTCGGTGTCAAGGTCAACGGTGCCAACGGTGGCCCCACCCCCGCCTCCTTCACCGATGCGGTCTTCGAGTGCACCAAAACCCTGGAGCAGTACACGATTGTTGAGACTCCAGAAATCCCACTGGATGCTCCTGGTCTCTACAGCATCGGCGCGATGCAAGTGGAGGTGATCAATGGCGTCGATGATTTCGTTGCCTTGATGCAGCAGCTGTTCAACTTCGATCAGATCCGCGAGCTGATTCGGAGCGATTTCCCCCTGGCCTTCGACGCCATGCATGCCGTCACCGGGCCCTACGCCACTCGCTTGTTCGAGGGGCTGCTAGATGCACCGGCGGGAAGCGTGCGCAACGGCACACCCCTGGAAGACTTCGGCAACGGTCACCCCGACCCCAACCTCACCTACGCCCACGACCTGGCTGAACTGCTGCTCGAGGGAGATGAGTACCGCTTCGGCGCTGCCTGCGACGGCGATGGCGATCGCAACATGATCCTGGGCCAGCGTTGCTTTGTGAATCCCAGCGACAGCCTCGCCGTTCTCACCGCAAACGCCACGGTGGCTCCGGCCTACGCCGAAGGCCTGGCAGGGGTGGCCCGTTCGATGCCCACCAGCGCTGCGGTTGATGTGGTGGCCAGGGAGCTGAGGATTGACTGCTTCGAAACCCCTACAGGCTGGAAGTTCTTCGGCAACCTTCTGGACGCCGGCAAGATCACCCTCTGCGGGGAAGAAAGCTTCGGCACCGGCAGCAACCATGTGCGCGAAAAAGACGGGCTCTGGGCCGTGCTTTTCTGGCTACAGATCCTGGCAGTGCGCCGCTGCAGCGTTGCCGAGATCATGGAAGAGCACTGGAAGCTCTTCGGACGCCACTACTACTCGCGTCACGACTACGAGGCCGTCGCCAGCGACGCTGCCCATGGGCTCTACGACCGCCTGGAGGCCATGTTGCCGAGCCTGGTGGGCAGAGCCTTTGCTGGACGCAAGATCAGCACCGCAGACAACTTCAGCTACACCGACCCCGTCGATGGTTCCGTGACGTCAGGCCAGGGTCTGCGCATCCTGTTGGACGACGGCAGCCGCGTTGTGGTTCGCCTCTCCGGCACTGGCACAAAGGGAGCGACGATTCGCGTCTACCTGGAGAGCTATGTGCCCAGCAGCGGCGACCTCAACCAGGATCCCCAAGTCGCCCTGGCCGAGATGATCAGCGCTATCAATGACCTGGCGGAGATCAAACAACGCACGGGCATGGATCAACCCACCGTGATCACCTGA
- a CDS encoding phycobiliprotein lyase yields the protein MLEISDALSFFRLSCGRWTSQRSQHHLLHRRAEAGASFIVVEELLKGDERLAEIAERNNASVEKIVGGCWVRWSGSMAWDRAGESHEDQTMFGLIPEDETGRRGLLLRDRGYAEKAPVAGQFRMDDENGLILTTDYEMMSSLERFWFASENVRLRTSTVQGLSNNASFCIETRQLDDVDQTSPAIASNRAALAPFGW from the coding sequence ATGCTTGAGATCTCGGACGCCCTCAGCTTCTTTCGCCTGAGCTGTGGCCGCTGGACCTCACAGCGCAGCCAACACCACCTGCTGCATCGCCGCGCCGAAGCCGGGGCCTCGTTCATCGTGGTGGAGGAACTGCTGAAGGGGGACGAGCGGCTCGCAGAGATCGCCGAACGCAACAACGCCAGCGTCGAGAAGATCGTTGGCGGCTGCTGGGTGCGCTGGAGCGGATCGATGGCCTGGGATCGCGCTGGCGAATCCCATGAAGACCAGACCATGTTCGGACTGATCCCCGAAGACGAAACGGGGCGACGTGGCCTGTTGCTTCGGGATCGCGGCTACGCCGAAAAAGCACCGGTGGCGGGCCAGTTCCGAATGGACGACGAAAACGGCCTGATCCTCACGACGGACTACGAAATGATGAGTTCGCTCGAGCGCTTCTGGTTCGCCAGCGAGAACGTGCGACTGCGCACCAGCACAGTGCAAGGGCTCTCCAACAACGCCTCCTTCTGCATCGAGACCCGGCAGCTGGACGATGTAGATCAGACCAGCCCAGCGATTGCTTCGAACAGAGCCGCTCTCGCCCCCTTCGGCTGGTAA
- a CDS encoding MscL family protein, which yields MEFFFTNGDALSVAIAFIVGQQFTRIVDSITKDLLMPLLNPLVSSGSFKELKIAYFGGAIEAGNLIDTVIEALLVAWILFLIVKAMKRMERQTPADKNEG from the coding sequence ATTGAGTTCTTTTTCACCAATGGCGACGCTCTGAGCGTCGCCATTGCATTCATCGTGGGGCAACAATTCACAAGAATCGTTGACTCCATCACCAAAGACCTCCTGATGCCACTCCTCAACCCATTGGTATCGAGCGGAAGCTTCAAGGAACTCAAAATTGCCTACTTCGGCGGCGCCATTGAAGCTGGCAACTTGATTGACACGGTGATTGAAGCATTATTGGTGGCCTGGATTCTGTTCCTCATCGTCAAAGCGATGAAACGCATGGAACGACAAACCCCGGCCGACAAAAACGAGGGCTGA
- the sufB gene encoding Fe-S cluster assembly protein SufB codes for MTSTSTRDLVSQPYKYGFVTEIETDKIAKGLSEEVVRLISAKKEEPEFLLQFRLKAFRHWLTLEEPDWAALGYSEIDYQDIVYYAAPKQQEKKASLDDVDPKLLETFDKLGIPLSEQKRLSNVAVDAVFDSVSIATTYKEKLAEHGVVFCSFSEAVKEHPELIERYLGTVVSSNDNYFATLNSAVFSDGSFVFIPKGVECPMELSTYFRINSGDTGQFERTLIVAEEGASVSYLEGCTAPMFDTNQLHAAVVELVALDDASIKYSTVQNWYAGDENGVGGIYNFVTKRGQCRGDRSRISWTQVETGSAITWKYPSCVLQGADSVGEFYSVALTNNCQQADTGTKMVHVGPRTRSTIVSKGISAGRSSNSYRGLVQMGPNAKGARNYSQCDSMLIGDQAAANTYPYIRSQQPQAAIEHEASTCRISEDQLFYLQSRGVGFEEAVSMMVSGFCRDVFNQLPMEFAAEADKLLALKLEGSVG; via the coding sequence ATGACCAGCACCTCCACACGGGATCTCGTCAGCCAGCCGTACAAGTACGGCTTCGTCACCGAGATCGAGACCGACAAGATTGCCAAAGGTCTCAGTGAAGAGGTCGTTCGCCTGATCTCGGCCAAGAAGGAAGAGCCGGAATTTCTGCTGCAGTTCCGGCTCAAGGCTTTTCGCCACTGGCTCACTCTCGAGGAGCCCGATTGGGCTGCCCTTGGTTATTCCGAGATCGATTATCAAGACATCGTTTATTACGCAGCTCCAAAGCAGCAGGAGAAGAAGGCCAGCCTCGATGATGTGGATCCCAAGCTGCTGGAAACCTTCGACAAGCTCGGCATTCCGCTGAGCGAGCAGAAGCGTCTCAGTAACGTTGCGGTGGATGCTGTTTTCGACAGCGTTTCGATTGCCACCACCTACAAGGAGAAGTTGGCGGAACACGGGGTGGTGTTCTGCTCCTTCAGTGAGGCGGTCAAGGAGCACCCCGAGCTGATCGAGCGCTACCTCGGAACGGTTGTCTCCAGCAACGACAACTACTTCGCCACTCTGAATTCAGCGGTGTTCAGCGACGGATCCTTCGTCTTCATCCCTAAGGGCGTGGAGTGCCCGATGGAGCTGTCCACTTATTTCCGGATCAATTCTGGTGACACTGGACAGTTCGAGCGCACCTTGATCGTGGCCGAAGAAGGTGCCTCGGTGAGTTACCTCGAGGGCTGCACGGCACCGATGTTCGACACCAACCAGCTGCATGCGGCGGTGGTGGAACTGGTGGCCCTCGACGACGCTTCCATCAAATACTCCACGGTTCAGAACTGGTACGCCGGTGATGAAAACGGCGTCGGAGGGATTTACAACTTCGTGACCAAGCGAGGCCAGTGCCGCGGTGATCGCAGCCGCATCAGCTGGACCCAGGTGGAGACCGGTTCAGCCATCACCTGGAAATACCCCAGTTGCGTGTTGCAGGGTGCTGATTCGGTGGGTGAGTTCTATTCCGTGGCCCTCACTAACAACTGCCAGCAGGCCGACACCGGCACCAAGATGGTCCACGTCGGACCGCGCACCCGCTCCACAATTGTGAGCAAGGGCATCAGTGCCGGCCGCTCCAGCAACAGCTATCGCGGTCTCGTGCAAATGGGGCCCAATGCCAAGGGCGCTCGCAACTACAGCCAATGCGATTCGATGCTGATCGGTGATCAAGCCGCTGCGAACACATACCCCTACATCCGTTCGCAGCAGCCGCAGGCGGCCATCGAGCATGAGGCCAGCACCTGCCGCATCTCCGAAGACCAGCTCTTTTATTTGCAGAGCCGTGGCGTCGGGTTTGAAGAGGCCGTCTCGATGATGGTCAGCGGCTTCTGTCGCGATGTCTTCAACCAGCTGCCGATGGAGTTTGCTGCTGAGGCTGACAAATTGCTGGCCCTCAAGCTCGAGGGTTCCGTGGGCTGA
- a CDS encoding ferredoxin-thioredoxin reductase catalytic domain-containing protein — translation MSDAPQEPTAESLEVIRKFAETYAQRTGTYFCADPSVTAVVLKGLARHKDDLGGALCPCRHYEDKEAEVSQAFWNCPCVPMRERKECHCMLFLTEDNPFACPEKTQTITTETINATAG, via the coding sequence ATGTCCGACGCCCCTCAAGAGCCGACAGCAGAAAGCCTGGAGGTTATCCGCAAGTTCGCTGAAACCTACGCGCAGCGCACCGGAACCTATTTTTGTGCGGACCCCAGCGTCACCGCTGTTGTTCTGAAAGGTCTGGCGCGTCACAAGGACGATCTGGGAGGAGCTCTTTGCCCCTGCCGCCACTACGAAGACAAGGAGGCCGAGGTTTCTCAAGCTTTCTGGAACTGCCCCTGTGTACCTATGCGCGAGCGCAAGGAATGCCACTGCATGCTCTTCCTCACCGAGGACAACCCTTTCGCTTGCCCTGAGAAGACGCAGACCATCACCACAGAAACGATCAACGCCACCGCCGGCTGA
- a CDS encoding phycobilisome rod-core linker polypeptide has product MDAVARVAIPLLEYAPITQNSLRSGVPNLRVGSEEGSRAYSLEIADDRDNFDTVVEAGYRQIFFHAFKTDRDVNLESQLKDGQITVRDFIRGLLLSDTFKRTFYGFNSNYKVVRHLCERILGRKVNGKGEELSWSIVIATKGLEGLVDVLLDSAEYLDAFGYDTVPYQRNRVLPGRELGDTPFNITTPRYDEYYRNILGFPQLVFIGGPAKRLPDRAKIKKGGSPQDYVAWVSEIGNPRRVGPSTSADMDYLTKVPYRTIGY; this is encoded by the coding sequence GTGGATGCTGTAGCTCGCGTGGCCATTCCTCTTCTGGAGTACGCACCAATCACTCAGAACTCTCTGAGGTCAGGTGTTCCGAACCTTCGTGTCGGCTCCGAGGAGGGATCACGGGCTTATTCCCTGGAGATTGCAGACGATCGGGACAACTTCGACACCGTCGTGGAAGCCGGTTATCGGCAGATCTTCTTCCACGCCTTCAAAACGGATCGGGACGTCAACCTTGAGTCCCAGCTGAAGGATGGCCAGATCACCGTTCGCGACTTCATTCGCGGCCTGCTGCTCTCGGACACTTTCAAGCGCACCTTCTACGGCTTCAACAGCAACTACAAAGTTGTCCGCCACCTTTGCGAGCGGATCCTGGGCCGCAAAGTGAATGGCAAGGGAGAAGAGCTCTCCTGGTCCATCGTGATTGCGACCAAGGGCTTGGAAGGTCTTGTCGACGTCTTGCTCGACAGCGCCGAGTACCTCGACGCCTTCGGCTACGACACGGTTCCTTACCAACGCAACCGCGTGCTTCCCGGCCGCGAGCTCGGTGACACTCCCTTCAACATCACCACCCCCCGCTACGACGAGTACTACCGGAACATTCTTGGCTTCCCCCAACTCGTTTTCATTGGTGGGCCTGCCAAGCGACTGCCGGATCGCGCGAAGATCAAGAAGGGTGGGTCTCCGCAGGACTACGTGGCATGGGTGAGCGAAATCGGCAATCCCCGCCGAGTCGGCCCGAGCACAAGTGCCGATATGGACTATTTGACCAAGGTGCCTTACCGGACCATCGGCTACTGA
- a CDS encoding ArsR family transcriptional regulator: MSASAPDSTRDAVLSLLLERGEEDAGALACAVGISVQAMRRHLRSLAESGLVCASSNANGPGRPSNRWCLTDEGRAQFPDGSGRFALDLLDSMRSHLPEATLRQLLDQQAESKASQYRQSLGEASLETRLEHLALLRRDEGYVTVCSRDDDGISWRLEEAHCSVQRIAEEFPAVCDQELLLIRRTVPDCRVERVHWRLEGGHACGFRITPLAQG; the protein is encoded by the coding sequence ATGAGCGCCTCGGCCCCCGACAGCACCCGCGACGCCGTGCTCTCCCTGCTGCTGGAGCGCGGAGAGGAGGACGCTGGCGCCCTGGCCTGCGCTGTGGGCATTTCCGTTCAGGCCATGCGACGTCACCTGCGCTCCCTCGCCGAAAGCGGCCTGGTCTGCGCCAGCAGCAATGCCAACGGTCCTGGGCGCCCCAGCAACCGCTGGTGCCTCACCGACGAGGGACGGGCCCAGTTCCCTGATGGCAGCGGCCGCTTCGCCCTCGACCTGCTGGATTCGATGCGCAGCCATCTCCCCGAAGCGACCCTGCGCCAGCTGCTGGACCAGCAGGCGGAGTCGAAGGCCAGTCAGTACCGACAAAGCCTCGGCGAAGCCTCCCTGGAGACTCGACTCGAACACCTGGCACTGTTGCGGCGCGACGAGGGCTACGTCACCGTTTGCAGCCGGGATGACGACGGCATCAGCTGGAGGCTCGAGGAAGCCCACTGTTCTGTGCAGCGCATTGCCGAAGAATTCCCCGCGGTGTGCGACCAGGAATTGCTGCTGATCCGACGCACCGTGCCGGATTGCCGGGTGGAACGCGTTCATTGGCGACTCGAGGGCGGCCACGCCTGCGGCTTCCGCATCACCCCTTTAGCGCAGGGCTGA
- a CDS encoding SufS family cysteine desulfurase produces the protein MTIAVEARSSADFMDLSSRYRADFPILEQRAPDCRPLIYLDHAATSQKPRQVLEALQRYYSCDNANVHRGAHQLSARATDAFEAARSTTAAFVGAASAREIVFTRNASEAINLVARTWGDANLKQGDEILLTVMEHHSNLVPWQLLAQRTGCVLRHVGITESGELDLEDFRAQLNERTRLVSLVHISNSLGCCNPLDQVIPAAHAVGACVLVDACQSLAHKPIDVAVLDADFLVGSSHKLCGPTGMGFLWARESLLDAMPPFLGGGEMIQDVYLDHSTWAVLPHKFEAGTPAIGEAVGMGAAIRYLQSVGLEAIQAWEAQLTRHLFNRLEAIDGVRILGPTPDQQPERGALATFLVDGVHANDIAALIDASGICIRSGHHCCQPLHRLYDVTASARASLSFTSTFEEIDRFSEELASTVTFLREHS, from the coding sequence ATGACTATCGCAGTCGAAGCACGATCTAGTGCTGATTTTATGGATTTATCGTCTCGATATCGTGCCGATTTTCCGATTCTTGAGCAGCGTGCCCCCGATTGTCGGCCGCTGATTTATCTCGATCACGCTGCCACCAGCCAGAAGCCCCGTCAGGTGCTTGAGGCGCTGCAGCGGTACTACAGCTGCGACAACGCCAACGTGCATCGCGGTGCTCACCAGCTGAGTGCCCGCGCCACCGATGCCTTCGAAGCGGCCCGCAGCACGACTGCGGCATTCGTGGGTGCCGCGAGTGCCCGCGAGATTGTCTTCACCCGCAATGCCAGTGAAGCGATCAATCTGGTGGCGCGCACCTGGGGTGACGCCAACCTCAAGCAAGGGGATGAAATTCTCCTCACGGTGATGGAGCACCACAGCAACCTGGTGCCCTGGCAACTGCTGGCTCAGCGCACCGGCTGCGTGTTGCGCCACGTTGGCATCACGGAATCCGGTGAGCTGGATCTCGAGGATTTCCGGGCTCAGCTCAACGAGCGCACTCGACTGGTGAGCCTGGTGCACATCAGCAATTCCCTGGGTTGCTGCAACCCCCTTGATCAGGTGATCCCTGCAGCCCATGCCGTCGGCGCCTGTGTGCTCGTGGATGCCTGCCAGAGCCTGGCCCACAAGCCGATTGATGTGGCTGTTCTCGATGCTGATTTTCTGGTGGGTTCCTCCCACAAGCTTTGCGGCCCCACCGGTATGGGTTTCCTTTGGGCGCGGGAGTCGCTCCTGGATGCAATGCCTCCTTTCCTGGGCGGCGGGGAGATGATCCAAGACGTTTACCTCGACCACAGCACCTGGGCGGTGTTGCCCCACAAGTTCGAAGCGGGTACCCCTGCCATTGGTGAAGCGGTGGGCATGGGGGCCGCGATTCGTTATTTGCAGTCGGTTGGTTTGGAGGCGATTCAGGCCTGGGAGGCGCAGCTCACCCGGCATTTGTTCAACCGGCTGGAGGCCATTGATGGTGTGCGGATCTTGGGCCCCACGCCGGATCAGCAGCCCGAGCGCGGCGCCCTGGCCACATTTCTGGTGGATGGGGTGCATGCCAACGACATTGCCGCTCTGATCGATGCCTCCGGGATCTGCATCCGCAGTGGTCACCATTGCTGTCAGCCCTTGCACCGTCTCTATGACGTGACGGCTTCAGCGCGGGCCAGCTTGAGCTTCACCAGCACCTTTGAAGAAATCGATCGCTTCAGCGAGGAGCTCGCCTCTACCGTCACCTTCCTTCGTGAACACAGCTGA
- the sufD gene encoding Fe-S cluster assembly protein SufD — protein sequence MGSSVLAPVQERGRAALEQLGLPNRRQEAWRLTDLKRLAAVSTLPASSSPLSTSLPARLEGVTRLVINGFDDPLPGQVLPDGITALNAEELEQALGHTLDRCGCAQVWPVEFNHAKAQQILALRVRGRVGPLELVLAAGAGLNATRVLLLLEEKAELELMQVLLAEGASAHSHVLEVHLGQEAQLRHGVLATADGDSSLMAHLAVEQEPRSSYSLTSVVQGWNLGRVEPRVVQVDGQAQTVLKGLAVTGAEQQLATHTAVRFDGPEGELDQLQKCLAGGRSHAIFNGAINVPCGAQRTNAAQLSRNLLLSDRARVDTKPELEIVADDVRCAHGATVSQLQDDELFYLQSRGIAAAEATALLLRGACQEVIAKLPAAAQVWRPLERVMESFAS from the coding sequence ATGGGGAGCAGTGTGCTGGCGCCAGTGCAGGAGCGCGGTCGAGCAGCCCTGGAACAGCTTGGTTTGCCCAACCGCCGCCAGGAGGCCTGGCGTCTGACCGACCTCAAACGGCTGGCGGCCGTATCGACATTGCCGGCCAGTTCCTCGCCGCTGTCCACATCCCTGCCGGCCCGCCTGGAAGGAGTGACCCGACTGGTGATTAATGGGTTTGATGATCCCTTGCCTGGGCAGGTTCTTCCTGACGGAATCACGGCGTTGAATGCCGAAGAGCTTGAGCAGGCCCTCGGCCACACCCTGGACCGCTGCGGTTGTGCCCAGGTCTGGCCTGTGGAGTTCAATCACGCCAAAGCACAGCAAATCCTGGCCCTCAGGGTGCGTGGAAGAGTCGGACCGTTGGAGCTAGTCCTGGCGGCGGGTGCCGGGTTGAACGCCACGCGGGTTTTGCTGCTTTTGGAGGAAAAGGCAGAGCTGGAGCTGATGCAGGTGTTGCTGGCGGAGGGGGCGTCGGCTCACAGTCACGTGTTGGAAGTGCATCTGGGGCAGGAGGCCCAACTGCGCCATGGCGTGCTGGCAACGGCGGATGGCGACTCATCGCTGATGGCCCATTTGGCCGTCGAGCAGGAGCCCCGCAGCTCCTATTCCCTCACTTCGGTGGTTCAGGGCTGGAACCTGGGACGGGTTGAGCCTCGTGTGGTGCAAGTGGATGGCCAGGCACAGACCGTGCTCAAAGGTCTAGCCGTGACTGGCGCCGAGCAGCAGCTGGCCACCCACACTGCGGTGCGCTTCGACGGGCCTGAGGGGGAGTTGGATCAGTTGCAGAAATGCCTGGCCGGCGGCCGCTCCCACGCGATTTTTAACGGCGCCATTAATGTTCCCTGCGGTGCCCAGCGCACCAACGCGGCGCAGTTAAGCCGCAATCTGCTGCTTTCTGATCGGGCCCGGGTGGACACCAAGCCCGAACTGGAGATCGTGGCGGACGATGTGCGCTGCGCCCACGGCGCCACTGTGTCGCAGCTTCAGGACGATGAGCTGTTCTATCTCCAGAGCCGGGGCATCGCTGCGGCGGAGGCAACGGCGTTGTTGCTGCGAGGGGCCTGCCAGGAGGTGATCGCCAAACTTCCTGCTGCGGCGCAGGTTTGGCGCCCTCTGGAGCGTGTGATGGAGAGCTTCGCCTCATGA